From Pseudomonas hefeiensis, one genomic window encodes:
- a CDS encoding choline sulfate utilization transcriptional regulator, with amino-acid sequence MYEALGDLSLDLFRAFEAAARHRSFTAAAIELGTTQPAISQQIKRLEEQLGTRLFDRIYRGIEMTEAGTILFEQVQAGLQNIDAGLGAITAQDQHEVLQVATDFAFAAYWLMPRLHRFHAANPQVDVSLVTSERNHNMLRTDIDVAVLFGDGRFKQGESRWLFSEEVFPVCSPLLLRERSLPLSAQALSEFPLLHLRGENSSHWFDWSGVFRELGITSPPAPGQLRFDNYTLLIQAAIGGQGVAIGWRYLVDNLLAQGLLCRPVAETVLSRSGYYVVLPQRKRRGALIKQFVDWLMEEQANSAESLIGLASPSIAV; translated from the coding sequence ATGTATGAAGCTCTGGGAGACCTGTCCCTTGACCTGTTCCGCGCCTTTGAAGCGGCGGCCCGCCACCGCAGTTTCACGGCAGCGGCGATCGAACTGGGCACCACGCAACCGGCCATCAGCCAGCAGATCAAGCGCCTGGAAGAACAACTGGGTACACGGTTGTTCGATCGCATCTACCGCGGCATCGAAATGACCGAGGCCGGGACAATCCTGTTCGAGCAAGTTCAGGCCGGTTTGCAGAATATCGACGCAGGATTGGGCGCGATTACCGCCCAGGACCAGCATGAGGTGCTGCAAGTCGCCACAGATTTTGCCTTTGCCGCCTATTGGCTGATGCCACGCCTGCATCGGTTTCACGCGGCCAACCCGCAGGTGGACGTCAGCCTGGTGACCAGCGAACGCAACCACAACATGCTGCGCACGGATATCGACGTTGCGGTGCTGTTTGGAGACGGTCGCTTCAAACAAGGCGAAAGTCGCTGGCTTTTCAGCGAAGAAGTCTTTCCGGTGTGCAGCCCGCTATTGCTCAGGGAGCGCTCCCTGCCCTTGTCCGCTCAAGCCTTGTCGGAATTCCCGCTGCTGCATTTGCGTGGGGAAAACAGCAGTCACTGGTTCGACTGGAGTGGCGTTTTCCGTGAGCTGGGCATTACCTCGCCCCCGGCGCCCGGGCAGTTACGGTTCGACAACTACACCTTGCTGATCCAGGCGGCGATAGGCGGTCAGGGCGTCGCCATCGGCTGGCGATACCTTGTGGATAACTTATTGGCCCAAGGGCTGCTGTGCCGTCCGGTCGCGGAAACGGTGCTGTCGCGGTCAGGGTATTACGTGGTCTTGCCCCAGCGTAAACGGCGCGGGGCTTTGATCAAGCAGTTTGTGGACTGGTTAATGGAGGAGCAGGCCAACAGCGCCGAATCGCTGATAGGTTTGGCATCACCTTCCATTGCGGTGTGA
- a CDS encoding NAD(P)-dependent oxidoreductase produces the protein MKNAETPVTKVVLYGAMSSLGSALMAEMLRRQHEVIAVLDDLTALAPRPGLRTKTGDLYDPQRVKQSVAGTNAVVCLLNAPGLPMNSEQVERTLIPGPVEQVLAVDALIAGMEAASISRLFLVGDFAVLDEEQADDVLQRHAAEEVLDALNNSTLQWTLINSPYATPGLSIEHFSQVSTSLEPGMAESLERLGRVAVGIADELRLNLHVGQHVSFVAAD, from the coding sequence ATGAAAAATGCCGAAACCCCGGTCACCAAAGTGGTGCTCTATGGGGCCATGAGTAGCCTCGGCAGTGCGTTGATGGCTGAAATGCTGCGGCGCCAGCACGAAGTCATCGCTGTTCTCGACGACCTTACGGCCCTGGCGCCGCGCCCCGGCCTGCGGACCAAGACCGGCGACCTCTACGATCCCCAGCGGGTCAAGCAAAGCGTCGCCGGCACCAATGCCGTGGTGTGCCTGCTGAACGCCCCGGGGTTGCCGATGAACAGCGAGCAAGTGGAGCGCACGCTCATTCCTGGGCCCGTGGAGCAGGTGTTGGCCGTGGATGCGCTGATCGCCGGGATGGAGGCGGCGAGTATTTCCCGGCTGTTTCTGGTGGGCGATTTCGCCGTGCTCGACGAGGAGCAGGCGGACGATGTATTGCAGCGCCATGCCGCCGAAGAGGTACTCGACGCCCTGAATAACAGCACGTTGCAATGGACCCTGATTAACTCACCCTACGCAACGCCCGGCTTGAGCATCGAGCACTTCAGCCAGGTCAGCACAAGCCTGGAGCCCGGCATGGCCGAATCACTGGAGCGGCTTGGCCGTGTGGCCGTCGGCATTGCCGATGAGCTGCGCCTGAACCTGCATGTGGGCCAGCATGTCAGTTTTGTCGCCGCCGATTAG
- a CDS encoding CitMHS family transporter, whose translation MLTFLGFAMVITFMFLIMTKRLSALIALIIIPILFALFGGFAPKIGPMMLEGITKLAPTGVMLMFAILYFALMIDSGLFDPAVRKILKLVKGDPLKVSVGTAVLALVVSLDGDGATTYMICVAAMLPLYSRIGMSPRIMAGLIILAGGVMNMTPWGGPTARAASALHVDPSDIFVPMIPAMLAGVVAILAISYMYGKRERARLGELHLAGDDIDHSEISVSQFPDARRPKLIWFNGALTLALMCTLIAGLLPLPVLFMVAFSIAMIVNYPCLQQQKDRVAAHAGSVLAVVGLIFAAGIFTGILSGTGMVDAMSKSLLAVIPDFLGPYLAVITALVSMPFTFFMSNDAFYYGVLPVMAEAASHYGITAVEMARASIVGQPVHLLSPLVPSTYLLVALAGIEFGDHQRFTLKWAVLVCLCIMFAALLMGIFPLFSTL comes from the coding sequence ATGCTGACTTTCCTTGGCTTTGCCATGGTCATCACGTTCATGTTCCTGATCATGACCAAGCGCCTGTCCGCGCTGATTGCCCTGATCATCATCCCGATCCTGTTCGCCCTGTTCGGTGGCTTTGCACCGAAGATCGGTCCGATGATGCTCGAAGGCATCACCAAGCTTGCCCCGACCGGGGTGATGCTGATGTTCGCGATTCTTTATTTTGCCCTGATGATCGACTCCGGCCTGTTCGACCCGGCCGTGCGCAAGATCCTCAAGCTGGTCAAGGGCGACCCGTTGAAAGTTTCGGTCGGCACCGCCGTTCTGGCGCTCGTCGTTTCCCTCGATGGTGACGGCGCGACCACTTACATGATCTGCGTAGCCGCTATGCTGCCGCTCTACAGCCGCATCGGCATGAGCCCACGGATCATGGCCGGCCTGATCATTCTCGCCGGTGGCGTGATGAACATGACCCCTTGGGGCGGCCCGACGGCCCGCGCGGCCAGCGCGCTGCATGTCGACCCGTCCGACATCTTCGTTCCGATGATTCCTGCGATGCTCGCGGGTGTAGTGGCGATCCTGGCGATTTCCTACATGTACGGTAAACGCGAGCGCGCCCGTCTGGGTGAGTTGCACCTCGCCGGTGACGACATCGACCACAGCGAAATCAGCGTTTCCCAGTTCCCGGACGCCCGTCGTCCGAAGCTGATCTGGTTCAACGGTGCGTTGACCCTGGCCCTGATGTGCACCCTGATCGCCGGCCTGTTGCCACTGCCGGTGCTGTTCATGGTGGCGTTCAGCATCGCGATGATCGTCAACTACCCTTGCCTGCAACAGCAGAAGGATCGCGTTGCGGCCCATGCCGGTAGCGTATTGGCGGTGGTCGGTTTGATTTTCGCGGCGGGTATCTTCACCGGCATCCTGTCCGGTACCGGCATGGTCGACGCCATGTCCAAGAGCCTGTTGGCGGTGATCCCGGATTTCCTCGGCCCCTACCTGGCGGTGATTACCGCGCTGGTGAGCATGCCGTTTACTTTCTTCATGTCGAACGATGCATTTTATTATGGGGTGTTACCGGTCATGGCCGAAGCGGCCAGCCATTACGGCATCACGGCCGTTGAAATGGCCCGTGCATCGATCGTTGGCCAGCCCGTCCATCTGCTGAGCCCGCTGGTTCCGTCGACTTACCTGCTGGTGGCCCTGGCCGGGATCGAGTTTGGCGATCACCAACGCTTCACCTTGAAGTGGGCAGTATTGGTTTGCCTGTGCATAATGTTTGCCGCCTTGCTGATGGGGATTTTTCCGCTGTTCAGCACTCTATAA
- the choX gene encoding choline ABC transporter substrate-binding protein has protein sequence MQKLSTVLTAGLLALSSSAWAEQSCETVKMADPGWSDIAATNAITGFLLDGMGYKAKVDTLAVPITFGGLKDGQVDVFLGNWMPAQQGFYDKFVANGDVTQLAKNLDGTEFTLAVPDYVWDAGVHNFADLNKFADKFDKKIYGIGSGAPANLSLKEIIKTNDFGMGEWKLVESSEQAMLAEVSRAVRKQKFVTFLGWTPHPMNVQLKMHYLKGGEKYFGDTGSVYTLTRKGYAQACPNVGKLLTNLSFTQEMENSIMAEVVNKKVSNAEAAQAWIKANPAVLDKWLDGVKTLDGKDALAAVKAKL, from the coding sequence ATGCAAAAGTTATCCACAGTACTGACCGCTGGGCTGTTGGCGCTTAGCAGTTCGGCGTGGGCCGAGCAAAGCTGCGAGACGGTAAAGATGGCCGACCCGGGTTGGAGCGACATCGCCGCGACCAACGCGATCACCGGTTTTCTGCTCGATGGCATGGGCTATAAGGCCAAGGTCGACACCCTCGCGGTGCCGATCACCTTCGGCGGTCTCAAGGACGGTCAGGTTGATGTGTTCCTGGGTAACTGGATGCCGGCGCAGCAAGGGTTCTACGACAAGTTCGTGGCCAATGGCGATGTCACGCAACTGGCCAAGAACCTGGACGGCACCGAGTTCACCCTGGCGGTCCCGGATTACGTGTGGGACGCCGGTGTGCATAACTTCGCTGACCTGAACAAATTCGCCGATAAGTTCGACAAGAAGATATACGGGATTGGCTCCGGCGCCCCGGCCAACCTGTCCTTGAAGGAAATCATCAAGACCAATGATTTCGGCATGGGCGAATGGAAACTGGTGGAATCGAGCGAGCAGGCCATGCTCGCGGAAGTCTCCCGGGCGGTGAGGAAACAGAAGTTCGTGACCTTCCTTGGCTGGACGCCACACCCTATGAACGTGCAGCTGAAAATGCACTACCTCAAGGGCGGCGAGAAGTACTTCGGCGACACGGGCAGCGTTTATACATTGACCCGCAAGGGTTATGCACAGGCCTGCCCGAACGTCGGCAAGCTGTTGACCAACCTGAGCTTCACCCAGGAAATGGAAAACAGCATCATGGCCGAGGTGGTGAACAAGAAAGTCAGCAACGCCGAAGCGGCCCAGGCCTGGATCAAAGCCAACCCGGCGGTGCTGGATAAATGGCTGGACGGTGTGAAAACCCTGGATGGCAAGGATGCGTTGGCGGCGGTGAAGGCCAAGCTCTGA
- the betC gene encoding choline-sulfatase, translating into MKRKNILFIMADQMAAPMLPIYGPSPIKLPNLSRLAEQGVVFDAAYCNSPLCAPSRFTLVSGQLPSKIGAYDNAADFPADVPTYAHYLRRLGYRTALSGKMHFCGPDQLHGYEERLTSDIYPADYGWSVNWDEPDVRPSWYHNMSSVLQAGPCVRTNQLDFDEEVVFKAQQYLFDHIREDGDQPFCLTVSMTHPHDPYTIPKTFWDMYDDKDIPLPQTPAQTELDPHSQRLLKVYDLWDKPLPVDKIRDARRAYFGACSYIDSNVGKLLQTLEDTGLMEDTIIVFSGDHGDMLGEKGLWYKMHWFEMAARVPLLISAPGQFASGRVGAAVSTADLLPTLVELAGGTLEPGLALDGRSLVPHLQGQGGHDEVFGEYMAEGTISPLMMIRRGPWKFIYSEDDPCLLFDLRNDPKELEDLSQSAEHQSLFADFLAEARAKWDIPAIHQQVLASQRRRRFVAHALTLGKLKSWDHQPLVDASQQYMRNHIDLDDLERKARYPQPCQNQ; encoded by the coding sequence ATGAAGCGCAAGAACATTCTTTTCATCATGGCCGATCAAATGGCCGCGCCAATGTTGCCGATCTACGGTCCTTCGCCGATCAAGCTGCCGAATCTGTCGCGCCTGGCCGAGCAGGGCGTGGTGTTCGACGCCGCGTATTGCAACAGCCCACTCTGCGCACCGTCGCGCTTTACCCTGGTGAGCGGCCAGTTGCCCAGCAAGATCGGCGCCTACGATAACGCGGCGGACTTTCCTGCGGACGTCCCGACGTACGCCCACTACCTGCGGCGCCTGGGTTATCGCACGGCGCTGTCCGGCAAGATGCACTTTTGCGGGCCGGACCAGTTGCATGGCTATGAAGAACGCCTGACCAGTGACATTTATCCGGCCGATTACGGCTGGTCTGTGAACTGGGACGAGCCCGACGTGCGGCCAAGCTGGTACCACAACATGTCTTCGGTGTTGCAGGCCGGCCCGTGCGTGCGCACCAACCAGCTGGACTTTGACGAAGAGGTGGTGTTCAAGGCCCAGCAGTATCTGTTCGATCACATCCGCGAGGATGGCGACCAGCCGTTCTGCCTGACGGTGTCCATGACCCACCCCCACGACCCGTACACCATTCCCAAGACCTTCTGGGATATGTATGACGACAAGGACATCCCGCTGCCGCAAACCCCGGCGCAGACGGAACTCGACCCGCATTCCCAGCGCCTGCTGAAAGTGTATGACCTGTGGGACAAGCCACTGCCTGTGGATAAGATCCGTGATGCTCGCCGCGCGTACTTCGGTGCATGCAGCTACATTGACAGCAACGTCGGCAAGTTACTGCAAACCCTGGAAGACACCGGCTTGATGGAGGACACGATCATCGTGTTCTCCGGTGATCATGGAGACATGCTCGGTGAAAAAGGCCTCTGGTACAAAATGCACTGGTTCGAGATGGCAGCTCGTGTCCCCCTGTTGATCAGCGCACCGGGCCAGTTCGCCAGCGGGCGAGTCGGTGCGGCGGTGTCCACTGCCGACTTGCTGCCGACCCTGGTGGAGTTGGCCGGTGGCACGCTGGAGCCCGGACTGGCGCTGGATGGCCGGTCGCTGGTGCCCCATCTGCAGGGGCAGGGCGGTCATGACGAGGTCTTTGGTGAGTACATGGCCGAAGGCACCATCAGCCCATTGATGATGATCCGTCGTGGTCCATGGAAATTCATCTACAGCGAGGATGATCCGTGCCTGCTGTTCGATCTGCGTAATGACCCCAAAGAACTGGAAGACCTCAGCCAATCGGCTGAACATCAGTCCCTGTTCGCGGATTTTCTCGCCGAGGCGCGAGCCAAATGGGATATCCCGGCCATTCATCAACAGGTGCTCGCCAGTCAGCGACGCCGGCGTTTCGTCGCTCACGCGTTGACCCTGGGCAAACTCAAGAGCTGGGATCACCAGCCGCTGGTGGACGCCAGCCAGCAATACATGCGCAACCACATTGACCTCGACGATCTGGAGCGCAAGGCCCGTTATCCACAACCCTGCCAAAACCAATAA